Proteins encoded in a region of the Antedon mediterranea chromosome 2, ecAntMedi1.1, whole genome shotgun sequence genome:
- the LOC140040142 gene encoding splicing factor YJU2-like, whose amino-acid sequence MSERKVLNKYYPPDFDPSKIPKVKAEKNKKFVVRLMAPCHMRCKTCGEYIYQGKKFNARKEDVLDMNYLGLRMYRFYIKCPKCVAEISFRTDPESQDYVVEAGATRNFEAVKLLDEEEKRIKKQREDEEANNPMKVLENRTKDSKQEMDIMENIEELRELNTRQADVDHIGIIKEKEEEMRKRQEEEDEAEIRKIFGKSSEIIMKRLDDSGSEEDEEKPLFQTKLTKGKRPTDFIHEDVEAVSSQKKQKVWDRSVGQLKSSLSSLVKTKKAPKHKDSVTPIIKTKRNLSETSLINDEEKVVETKAVEGSSRTVEPSSVNSNQNTVQPSSVTGKQNTVDASSANSKQNTVDPSSSGDVESDLTIGQQSTEETSGISSLPVMAHIKEGMVKKKELKVKSCGLGLDLLGGYSDSDDSNSDVSE is encoded by the exons TTAAAT aaatactATCCGCCTGATTTTGATCCGTCAAAAATACCAAAAGTTAAAGCTGAAAAAAACAAGAAGTTTGTTGTCCGTCTCATGGCTCCATGTCACATGAG ATGTAAAACATGTGGTGAATATATCTACCAAGGAAAGAAGTTCAATGCAAGGAAAGAAGATGTTTTGGATATGAACTATCTAGGACTTAGAATGTACAGATTCTACATCAAATGTCCTAAATGTGTAGCTGAAATCTCATTCAGA ACAGACCCTGAAAGTCAGGACTATGTCGTAGAAGCAGGGGCAACCAGGAATTTTGAGGCTGTGAAATTATTGGATGAAGAGGAAAAGAGAATAAAGAAACAACGGGAAGATGAAGAAGCAAACAATCCAATGAAGGTGCTAGAGAACCGAACCAAAGACTCCAAACAAGAGATGGACATTATGGAAAATATAGAAGAACTGCGAGAACTGAACACGAGACAAGCGGATGTTGATCACATCGGAATCATAAAGGAAAAGGAGGAAGAAATGAGGAAACGACAGGAGGAAGAGGACGAAGCTGAGATTAG GAAAATCTTTGGAAAATCATCAGAAATAATAATGAAACGTCTAGATGATAGTGGAAGTGAAGAAGACGAAGAGAAACCATTGTTTCAGACTAAATTAACTAAAGGCAAAAGACCAACAGATTTTATTCATGAG GATGTAGAGGCTGTATCGAGTCAAAAGAAGCAGAAAGTCTGGGACCGGAGTGTAGGCCAGTTAAAGTCTTCATTATCATCTCTAGTCAAGACCAAGAAGGCACCAAAACACAAAGATTCTGTCACACCCATAATCAAAACCAAAAGAAATCTTTCTGAAACAAGTTTGattaatgatgaagaaaaagtAGTGGAAACAAAAGCTGTAGAGGGCAGTAGTAGGACTGTTGAGCCTTCATCAGTTAACAGTAACCAAAATACTGTTCAGCCTTCATCAGTTACCGGTAAACAAAATACTGTTGATGCTTCATCAGCTAACAGTAAACAAAATACTGTTGACCCTTCGTCGTCTGGTGACGTTGAAAGTGATCTTACTATTGGTCAACAGTCAACAGAAGAGACAAGCGGTATTTCAAGTTTACCGGTCATGGCACATATCAAAGAGGGtatggtaaaaaaaaaggaattaaaGGTCAAATCTTGTGGCCTTGGACTTGACCTCCTAGGAGGGTACTCGGACAGTGATGATTCAAATTCTGATGTATCTGAATGA
- the LOC140040143 gene encoding large ribosomal subunit protein bL21-like, with translation MAAPMRWLSCGGRLTRSLRKPGFQIEVNNSFNLVGTQAHRMVLPQLHRFQPSSTLPTSLNTDFSLSNDYSVLQNVNSEINSNNGRLFAILYISGKQFKVTTNDLIQTLSHIDADVGDRIRLEKVLMVGGENFTITGKPLIKLDVVKVEATVIEKTKGPTIVIFRFHRRKRHKKYKEKKPNHTVLRINSIEVAPVS, from the exons ATGGCTGCCCCCATGAGATGGTTGTCTTGTGGAGGAAGGCTTACGCGGTCGTTGCGGAAACCAG GCTTTCAAATTGaagtaaataatagttttaatttagTCGG AACTCAAGCACATCGCATGGTATTGCCACAGTTACATAGATTCCAACCATCGTCAACGCTACCAACATCTTTAAACACTGATTTTTCTCTATCTAATG aTTATTCAGTATTGCAAAACGTAAACAGTGAGATAAATTCCAACAATGGCCGTCTGTTTGCAATTTTATATATATCTggtaaacaatttaaagtaacAACAAATGACCTAATCCAAACTCTTTCGCACATTGATGCCGATGTCGGCGATAGGATACGGCTTGAAAAG gtcctAATGGTAGGAGGTGAAAACTTCACAATTACAGGAAAGCCTCTCATTAA GTTAGATGTTGTGAAAGTAGAAGCCACAGTGATTGAGAAAACTAAGGGTCCAACTATTGTAATATTCCGTTTCCATAGGAGGAAGAGGCACAAAAAATACAAAG aaaagaAACCCAACCACACAGTGTTAAGAATTAACAGTATTGAAGTTGCACCGGTATCGTAG